GGATATATCGGGTGGTTGTCGAAGGGAAAGAAAAGGTTTGTAGGCCAGTTTGTGGGCTACTTTGACCCTCCTTCAAAATTCGCCAGTGTCTCCCTTCTTCGGAAGCCAATATCCGGAAAGCATACCGACGCGCTGCGGCCATATGAAAAGCTATTTGCACCGATGAAACAAGGCGAGGCCGCTTGAAATCGGCTTCAATCCATGAATCGGGTGCAGAGGATTGCCAAAAAGTTACTGGGAGGTCGTCGTTCACCGCCGAGATGGGGTGATCTTGGGGGTCTGAATTGGCAAACCAAGTGGTCGTTTGATAATCCAACAGACGGATGTTTCGCCAGCGTACTTTTAAGCCTTTTTTGGTGACATCATTGCCAATACCATGAACTTGCAGGCCGATGAAACCGCTAAGGGTAAGGCCGTCAGCCAAGTCGGCAATAGGAACCCCATTCACCCATGTCCGTATGCGGCTCCCCACAACTGCGATTCGGTAGTGGTTCCATTGGTTGTTGCGGAAAGCCTGCTGGGCCTTAGGCTTGTTTTTTAGGTCATACATCCACAAACGGCGGTTTTCGTCATATATACCGCCACTCCAGGCCCGTATAGAGGGATCCACCTCAACTTGATACCCGTGTACCATGCCATTTAGGTAGTCGGGGAAGGTATTGCTCCGGATCTGAATGCCAGAGTTGAGCAGGGTATCCACTTTTAATTCTAATTCTAAGACAAAATCTCCATAACGCTCGTGGGTGGCCAGAAATGTATTCGGCGTATTCAAGGCTGTTTCCCCAATAATTTCGCCATTTTCAACGCGGAAGGTGGCTTTTCCACCCAAAATATGCCAACCTTTTAAGGTTTTCCCGTCAAAGAGTTTGCGCCAGCGGGGCCGGTCAATGGTCATTTTATGACGTACTTGCGCAGGCGAAGAAGTATGGTACGTCCGTAGCGGTTGTATCACGCCAATATGTCGCGGATTGGGCGATATTGCCCTGAGTTCTTTTTCTGCATAGGGCTTATTGCGTCTTTGGGTCTCTGCACGGAGTAGGATCATATCTTTCGCCCAGACAACCCCTGCTTTATGCCCCCAACTATTTCGGATAAAAGTAAGGATGCCTGCAAGTGCTTCGTTATTCACCTCAATATTATCGCGGAATCCAGGCATAGGTGCATTAAACGTGTAGGTTTCCCCTTGGACGGTAATGGGCCCAGTAAGGCCATCCAAGACGATGCGACCCAACAAACGGGGGTCGCCCGATACCCACTCCGATCCAGCCAAAGGTGGCGCTAAATTCTTAATTCCTTCACCCGAAGAAGCATGACAAGTAGCACAATATTTGGCATAATTTCCTTTTCCTGCGGCAAAAAGGCCGCGTTCCGGCTTGCTTAGGTGTTGCAAAGCGGCATCGGACGATTGACGGGATTTTTCGATTGCCTCATGCAGGGCGTTTTTTACAGAAGTAGGTACATGTTGGCCCAGAAGGCGCAGTACAGGCGTCTCCAGACCTGCTATATTGGTAATTAAGGCATCTATGAGCACCGGAAAGGTATCTGCCTCGGCAAGGGTCGGATATACTTCTTTTAATACCGTGACGTTATCGCGGGCATGGGCAGCAATGGCTGCCACCCAACTGGCTTTTTCTCGCACCTTTACCGACTTACTGGGGGGATGGTTCTTCAACCAAGACAAGGCCGTCTCGTGCTGCTCTCCGCCTGCCCATCGGGCCATTTGGTGTAAGATGGCCTCTCGGATAAAGCCCTCTGGCGCGGTCTGCCAAATACGGTCTAAATGCTCCACTGAATGTGCCTTTAGTCCTTCCAAGGTCCATAGGGCATGGAGTTTCGTGAGCGGTGCCCCTATCAACGAACTCTCAATCAATAATGGAATAGCTGTTGGATCTTCACGCTCTATCAAGAGCCGTTGGGCCGTGTCGCGCCACCAGCCATTGGGGTGGGAGAGTGTCGCCACCAAGTGTTTTACGGTAGCCATCCGTAGCTGAGGTGCTTTCGCCAGTGGCTTGTTTTTATGTCGGATACGGAAGATACGCCCCATGCCAGTAGGCTGATCCAATCGGTAGTGCTGAATGTGATTCCGTAGGTAAGGGGTCATGTAAGTGGCGTGTTGGATAATACCACTATGCATATCCACAACAAACAACGATCCATCTGGAGCAGTATGGGCATTTACCGGGCGGAACCGTTCATCGGTGGCGGTCAAAAATTCTTTTCCAGCGTCAAAAGCACCCCGTGGTTGATCGTTCTCCTCTCGTAACCGGATGTGTTTAATAAGGTAGCCAACAGGTTCCATCACAAAGGCGTGACCGCGATACGCTGCTGGAAACTGATCACCTCGATATATAACGGGGCCACAGGCACTCGTCACATTCCGGAGTTTTCCGGCAGCATCCAATACGTCTTTTTCGTATCCTCGGTTTACCCCTCGTGTTTGACGGCGTGGAAAAACCGTATTTGCCACCAATTGCAGGTTGTAAATGGTATTGGACTTTGGGGCATGGTGTGGGTTTACTGGAAAGACGGCTGGCAGATAGGCATCGCCAAGGAGCGTGGTACTGTTGTTGTTGTAAAACAGTCGCCCATAATCATCTTGACTAATGCCCCATTGTCCTCTAAAAATCGCTTCCTCGCGTAGCCATCCGTTTCCATTCTGGCGATACCGAACTTCTCCTTTGGCGCTGTAAATCCAGTTATCCATTGCACGGAGCAAGCCATTGGGCTGATGTTCCACATTTCCGGTATCGGCATAGGTACTGTCTATCAAGACTTTTTGCCCTGGTTTGTCGTTTTGAATAGGTACAAACCAAAGGTTGGGCGGCTCGGCCAAGAGAACACCACCTTTTACAAACGACAAGGCACGGGGTTGTACCAAGCCCTCCATAAAAGTTTTTCCCGATTCAAAAAAGCCGTCACCATCCCTATCTTGCAAAATGCTGATTCGTCCGACCGCCTTGTCTTCATTGGTTCCATGGATGTTTGGCATGTATCCACGCATCTCCACGACCCACATCCGGCCATTTTCGTCGAAATTAATGGCAACAGGCGATGATATTTGCGGCTCGGCAGCCACCAACTCCACTTGAAACCCCTCAGCCACCCGAAAATCGCGTATGGCTTCATCCGGCGTGAGCATTGGAACCGGAATATCTGCTTTTTTGCATCCAAAAATGGAAATTATACAAAAGAACAAGGTGAAGTTGAGACGCATGGTTATAGCTTTTGGGAACGAAACTCCTTAAGATACGCCCTTGCAAGGATAAGACAATCGTTTATTGGGCCTTGATCGCGAAGACACGCGGCGGGGCGCTTAATGCCAGATCAACGATGTTTCTGGAAACCCGCATAGGTTTTGATGCGTTAAAAATAAAATATTTTACCCTACTTGTAAGTCCTATTTATCTACCCAATCGTTCAAATCTATGCCCACTCCTCTTGCACCCGAAGGGTACGCAGCCGCCTTGGCACAATTGCCCGGTTGGCGGTTGGAAGATCGCGCCCTAAAAAAAACCTTTCATTTTGCAAATTTCCGTGCTGCTATATCCGCGATGGTACGGCTTTCCTTCGAGGCGGAGACGCTCAACCATCACCCTGAATGGTTTAATGTTTGGAATCGAGTGGAAATTACCCTTCGTACACATGATGCCGGAAATCAAGTAACGGATTTAGACCTGACTTTAGCCCACAAAATCGAAGCAGCATTGTCGGAATTTAAATGATGCAATGGCTTAAAAATGTTGTCGTCCTCATAGCATCGTGTGGGCTGTCCTTGCTATTGGCTGAGGGATTCGTTCGATTGTTTTTTCCTCAGACACTTTTTGGGCCGAAGTTCGAAATTTTGGCTGATGGCTCTAAAGTAAACCGCTCGCAAGGTGCAACCATAGACGAAATGTTTGGACGTACCGTGCAGTATCATTTTAAACCTTTTCACCTTCGCGAAACGGATCGTCGGCCCAAAGCCTTTGAAGTCTTGGTTTTAGGTGATTCCTACACACTTGGTTGGCTCTTACATGCGCACGAAACCTTTATTTCTAAGCTTCAGCAACAGGCGGATCGTCATTTTGGAAACGGTAAAATCCACTTTTTGAATGCAGGAACAGGAGGCTGGGGTACGGCAGACCAAATGGTTTTTTTAGAAAATATGGGCGATCGTATAAAACCAGATGCGGTTCTGGTGATTTATAATAACGATGATATTCACCGTAGCCTGAGTAGTACGCTTATACGCTTTTCGGAGCGCCCATACCATAAATTGGTGAGACAGTCTAACCCGGTGGTATGGT
The genomic region above belongs to Bacteroidetes Order II. bacterium and contains:
- a CDS encoding DUF1080 domain-containing protein; amino-acid sequence: MRLNFTLFFCIISIFGCKKADIPVPMLTPDEAIRDFRVAEGFQVELVAAEPQISSPVAINFDENGRMWVVEMRGYMPNIHGTNEDKAVGRISILQDRDGDGFFESGKTFMEGLVQPRALSFVKGGVLLAEPPNLWFVPIQNDKPGQKVLIDSTYADTGNVEHQPNGLLRAMDNWIYSAKGEVRYRQNGNGWLREEAIFRGQWGISQDDYGRLFYNNNSTTLLGDAYLPAVFPVNPHHAPKSNTIYNLQLVANTVFPRRQTRGVNRGYEKDVLDAAGKLRNVTSACGPVIYRGDQFPAAYRGHAFVMEPVGYLIKHIRLREENDQPRGAFDAGKEFLTATDERFRPVNAHTAPDGSLFVVDMHSGIIQHATYMTPYLRNHIQHYRLDQPTGMGRIFRIRHKNKPLAKAPQLRMATVKHLVATLSHPNGWWRDTAQRLLIEREDPTAIPLLIESSLIGAPLTKLHALWTLEGLKAHSVEHLDRIWQTAPEGFIREAILHQMARWAGGEQHETALSWLKNHPPSKSVKVREKASWVAAIAAHARDNVTVLKEVYPTLAEADTFPVLIDALITNIAGLETPVLRLLGQHVPTSVKNALHEAIEKSRQSSDAALQHLSKPERGLFAAGKGNYAKYCATCHASSGEGIKNLAPPLAGSEWVSGDPRLLGRIVLDGLTGPITVQGETYTFNAPMPGFRDNIEVNNEALAGILTFIRNSWGHKAGVVWAKDMILLRAETQRRNKPYAEKELRAISPNPRHIGVIQPLRTYHTSSPAQVRHKMTIDRPRWRKLFDGKTLKGWHILGGKATFRVENGEIIGETALNTPNTFLATHERYGDFVLELELKVDTLLNSGIQIRSNTFPDYLNGMVHGYQVEVDPSIRAWSGGIYDENRRLWMYDLKNKPKAQQAFRNNQWNHYRIAVVGSRIRTWVNGVPIADLADGLTLSGFIGLQVHGIGNDVTKKGLKVRWRNIRLLDYQTTTWFANSDPQDHPISAVNDDLPVTFWQSSAPDSWIEADFKRPRLVSSVQIAFHMAAARRYAFRILASEEGRHWRILKEGQSSPQTGLQTFSFPSTTTRYIRIIGLGHAEGRENAYTTIRIP
- a CDS encoding 4a-hydroxytetrahydrobiopterin dehydratase; its protein translation is MPTPLAPEGYAAALAQLPGWRLEDRALKKTFHFANFRAAISAMVRLSFEAETLNHHPEWFNVWNRVEITLRTHDAGNQVTDLDLTLAHKIEAALSEFK
- a CDS encoding SGNH/GDSL hydrolase family protein, whose translation is MADGSKVNRSQGATIDEMFGRTVQYHFKPFHLRETDRRPKAFEVLVLGDSYTLGWLLHAHETFISKLQQQADRHFGNGKIHFLNAGTGGWGTADQMVFLENMGDRIKPDAVLVIYNNDDIHRSLSSTLIRFSERPYHKLVRQSNPVVWYKRFFAGGELYNAAITHSHVLRLVRNVFLKRAVKAPEVAQPSPETVRQGVQLGKMLFTRMKTWADTRKIPFWVCSTGWFDEVNNPVEPIKPFWPLLLLFFEHTGCPSPILLDTFGGFENLVPRFGRSQTDIRIHKVQI